From Scomber japonicus isolate fScoJap1 chromosome 22, fScoJap1.pri, whole genome shotgun sequence, one genomic window encodes:
- the kcnk7 gene encoding potassium channel, subfamily K, member 7, producing the protein MSRFTSSLGLLCQVNAFPFLLLSYTLFVVLGGVVFTAVEMPVEKELRAEVEELHSVFLQENQCVEESRLMELLEEVLSAYHGDVSVLKADADQSNYDIISSLYYVIVTLTTMGSDSYTPKSDEAKLFCIFYCTLGIPLTLFLLTLLSNLLLPIITYAPVHHLHTHWALPYTRATVTHAALLSVLLLFLLFLLPSLLVCAVEPEWSFLDALFFCFLILSTVGQGGKCVGRSWSPAARDTLNLLTTCYLLVGLVLLLTFKETILQVPQVRAVIRLFSGAQYAELEGINLNEMTLSEDTCEEEPQYFSSICTVSSAPLQLMSPCSTLHTT; encoded by the exons ATGTCCCGCTTCACGTCCTCTCTGGGACTTCTCTGTCAGGTCAATGCGTTTCCCTTCCTGCTCCTCAGCTACACACTCTTTGTAGTGCTGGGAGGTGTGGTGTTCACAGCGGTGGAGATGCCGGTGGAGAAGGAGCTGAGGgcggaggtggaggagctgcatAGCGTCTTCCTGCAGGagaaccagtgtgtagaggagAGCAGACTGatggagctgctggaggaagTTCTCTCTGCTTACCATGGCGATGTCTCTGTTCTGAAGGCCGACGCTGACCAGAGCAACTATGACATCATCTCATCTCTCTACTATGTGATTGTTACTCTGACCACGATGG GTTCTGACTCTTACACTCCCAAATCTGACGAAGCCAAGCTCTTCTGTATCTTCTACTGCACCCTTGGGATCCCCCTCACCCTgttcctcctcaccctcctctccAACCTTCTCCTCCCCATCATCACCTACGCTCCCGTGCACCACCTGCACACTCACTGGGCCCTGCCTTACACCCGGGCCACCGTCACCCACGCCGCCCTCCTCTCagtgctcctcctcttcctactcttcctcctcccctccctgctgGTGTGTGCGGTGGAGCCTGAGTGGAGCTTCCTGGACgctctcttcttctgcttcctcATCCTGAGCACTGTGGGTCAGGGAGGGAAGTGTGTGGGGAGAAGCTGGAGCCCAGCAGCCAGAGACACACTCAACCTCCTCACCACAT GTTATCTGCTGGTGGGCCTGGTGCTGCTCCTTACCTTCAAGGAGACCATCCTGCAGGTTCCTCAGGTGCGTGCGGTGATCAGGCTCTTCTCCGGTGCGCAGTATGCAGAGCTGGAAGGCATCAATCTCAATGAAATGACACTGAGTGAAGACACCTGTGAGGAAGAGCCTCAGTACTTCTCATCCATCTGTACCGTCTCCTCTGCTCCTTTACAGCTGATGAGTCCATGTTCAACTCTCCACACCACCTGA
- the taf6l gene encoding TAF6-like RNA polymerase II p300/CBP-associated factor-associated factor 65 kDa subunit 6L isoform X1 → MADREERRFAEISRDSVKLMAESAGVELGDDVAALLAEDVCYRLREATQSSSQFMRHAKRRKLTVEGFNRALRWSNVEAICGYGAQDALPFRSVKEGELFFTEERDINLVELALATNIPKGCAETMVRVNVSYLDGKGNLEPQGAVPTAVQSLSDDLLKYYQQITRAILGEDPHLMKVALLDLQSNSKIAALLPYFVYVISGVKSVSHDLEQLNRLLHMVKSLVQNPYLYLGSYVRSLVSSVMYCILEPLAASINPLNDHWTLRDYAALLLSHIFWTHGDLVSGLYHQILLSLQKVLSDPVRPLCSHYGAVVGLHALGWKAVERVLFPHLPAYWANLQAVLDDYSVSNAQVKADGHKVYGAILVAVERLLKMKALSLSQQAEGGSSGPPGSVAGAMGYRVSSPGLSPPPEPLSEAALGIASHLQAGGAGCPWEEWTPVPLPAMYCELYSFFGDSLAVRFSTGPGLGSYPPCSLSQLSDARKEPAGSASNPDTTRKMPQLTANLNISPRQDGSPRTDPPPPSLAATGSGRSLARSSSSSVQRSRSSSSRSGQRSAGLSRDVFPKARFTSPQTGPTPFTFLIGGRQMGRRCQGRRPFQTTFAPTPPLPAIPPRAYAHKLPVIGRVGKPVRRWACSHYSLHLPL, encoded by the exons ATGGCGGACCGGGAGGAGCGCCGCTTCGCCGAAATTTCCCGGGACTCCGTTAAACTCATGGCCGAGAGTGCAGGCGTCGAGCTCGGCGACGATGTTGCCGCTCTGCTGGCTGAGGACGTGTGTTACCGGCTCAGGGAGGCAACACAG AGCAGCTCTCAGTTCATGAGACATGCTAAGAGGAGGAAGCTGACAGTGGAGGGTTTCAACAGAGCTCTGCGTTGGAGCAATGTAGAG GCCATATGTGGTTACGGAGCTCAAGATGCTCTGCCTTTCCGATCCGTGAAAGAAGGCGAGCTGTTCTTCACTGAGGAGCGGGACATCAACCTGGTTGAGTTGGCTCTGGCCACCAACATTCCTAAAGGCTGTGCTGAGACCATGGTGCGAG TGAATGTGTCGTACCTGGATGGAAAAGGCAACCTGGAGCCTCAGGGAGCAG TTCCTACAGCAGTGCAGTCGCTGTCAGACGACCTGTTGAAGTACTACCAGCAGATCACACGGGCCATCCTAGGAGAAGACCCCCACCTCATGAAG gtgGCTCTGCTGGACCTGCAGTCTAACTCCAAAATTGCCGCCCTGCTGCCGTACTTTGTCTACGTCATCAGTGGG gtgaagtcagtcagtcatgacCTGGAGCAGCTCAACAGGCTCCTCCACATGGTGAAGAGCCTGGTCCAGAACCCCTACCTGTACCTGGGCTCATACGTACGCAGCCTGGTGTCCAGTGTCATGTACTGCATCCTGGAGCCGCTGGCCGCCTCCATCAACCCACTCAATGACCACTGGACCCTCAGAGACTACGCTGCCCTGCTGCTCAGCCACATCTTCTG GACTCATGGAGATCTGGTGAGCGGTCTGTACCACCAGATCCTGCTGTCCCTGCAGAAGGTTCTATCAGACCCTGTCAGACCTCTGTGCTCCCACTATGGGGCTGTGGTGGGTCTCCATGCTCTGGGATGGAAG gcTGTTGAGAGAGTGCTGTTCCCTCACCTCCCTGCATACTGGGCCAACCTGCAGGCTGTGCTGGATGATTACTCTGTTTCCAACGCTCAGGTCAAAGCAGATGGACACAAAGTGTATGGAGCCATCCTG GTGGCGGTGGAGCGCCTGCTGAAGATGAAGGCTCTGTCTCTGTCGCAGCAGGCAGAAGGGGGCTCCAGTGGTCCGCCCGGCTCTGTGGCGGGCGCTATGGGTTACAGGGTGAGCTCGCCAGGCCTCAGCCCTCCTCCAGAGCCTCTGTCAGAAGCCGCTCTGGGAATCGCCAGCCACCTTCAGGCGGGCGGGGCTGGCTGCCCGTGGGAGGAGTGGACCCCCGTTCCTCTCCCTGCCATGTACTGTGAGCTGTACTCTTTCTTTGGGGACAGTCTGGCTGTAAGGTTTAGTACAGGACCCGGTTTAGGCAGCTACCCTCCCTGCAGCCTGTCACAGCTCAGCGACGCCAGGAAGGAACCGGCCGGATCCGCCTCCAACCCCGACACCACCCGTAAGATGCCACAGCTGACTGCTAACCTCAACATCAGCCCGAGGCAGGATGGGAGTCCTCGTACTGACCCGCCTCCACCTAGTCTGGCAGCTACAGGATCAGGAAG GTCTCTGGctcgctcctcctcttcctccgtaCAGCGCTCCAGATCCTCCTCGTCTCGTTCAGGCCAGCGCTCCGCCGGTCTGTCCCGTGATGTTTTCCCCAAAGCTCGTTTCACCTCTCCTCAGACCGGTCCCACGCCGTTCACCTTCCTCATTGGCGGGAGGCAAATGGGCCGCCGCTGCCAAGGCCGCCGCCCCTTCCAGACCACTTTTGCCCCTACTCCACCTCTCCCTGCCATCCCACCACGCGCCTACGCCCACAAACTACCCGTCATCGGCAGAGTGGGCAAACCTGTACGCCGCTGGGCCTGCTCCCACTACTCCCTCCACCTGCCTCTATAG
- the taf6l gene encoding TAF6-like RNA polymerase II p300/CBP-associated factor-associated factor 65 kDa subunit 6L isoform X2, protein MADREERRFAEISRDSVKLMAESAGVELGDDVAALLAEDVCYRLREATQSSSQFMRHAKRRKLTVEGFNRALRWSNVEAICGYGAQDALPFRSVKEGELFFTEERDINLVELALATNIPKGCAETMVRVNVSYLDGKGNLEPQGAAVQSLSDDLLKYYQQITRAILGEDPHLMKVALLDLQSNSKIAALLPYFVYVISGVKSVSHDLEQLNRLLHMVKSLVQNPYLYLGSYVRSLVSSVMYCILEPLAASINPLNDHWTLRDYAALLLSHIFWTHGDLVSGLYHQILLSLQKVLSDPVRPLCSHYGAVVGLHALGWKAVERVLFPHLPAYWANLQAVLDDYSVSNAQVKADGHKVYGAILVAVERLLKMKALSLSQQAEGGSSGPPGSVAGAMGYRVSSPGLSPPPEPLSEAALGIASHLQAGGAGCPWEEWTPVPLPAMYCELYSFFGDSLAVRFSTGPGLGSYPPCSLSQLSDARKEPAGSASNPDTTRKMPQLTANLNISPRQDGSPRTDPPPPSLAATGSGRSLARSSSSSVQRSRSSSSRSGQRSAGLSRDVFPKARFTSPQTGPTPFTFLIGGRQMGRRCQGRRPFQTTFAPTPPLPAIPPRAYAHKLPVIGRVGKPVRRWACSHYSLHLPL, encoded by the exons ATGGCGGACCGGGAGGAGCGCCGCTTCGCCGAAATTTCCCGGGACTCCGTTAAACTCATGGCCGAGAGTGCAGGCGTCGAGCTCGGCGACGATGTTGCCGCTCTGCTGGCTGAGGACGTGTGTTACCGGCTCAGGGAGGCAACACAG AGCAGCTCTCAGTTCATGAGACATGCTAAGAGGAGGAAGCTGACAGTGGAGGGTTTCAACAGAGCTCTGCGTTGGAGCAATGTAGAG GCCATATGTGGTTACGGAGCTCAAGATGCTCTGCCTTTCCGATCCGTGAAAGAAGGCGAGCTGTTCTTCACTGAGGAGCGGGACATCAACCTGGTTGAGTTGGCTCTGGCCACCAACATTCCTAAAGGCTGTGCTGAGACCATGGTGCGAG TGAATGTGTCGTACCTGGATGGAAAAGGCAACCTGGAGCCTCAGGGAGCAG CAGTGCAGTCGCTGTCAGACGACCTGTTGAAGTACTACCAGCAGATCACACGGGCCATCCTAGGAGAAGACCCCCACCTCATGAAG gtgGCTCTGCTGGACCTGCAGTCTAACTCCAAAATTGCCGCCCTGCTGCCGTACTTTGTCTACGTCATCAGTGGG gtgaagtcagtcagtcatgacCTGGAGCAGCTCAACAGGCTCCTCCACATGGTGAAGAGCCTGGTCCAGAACCCCTACCTGTACCTGGGCTCATACGTACGCAGCCTGGTGTCCAGTGTCATGTACTGCATCCTGGAGCCGCTGGCCGCCTCCATCAACCCACTCAATGACCACTGGACCCTCAGAGACTACGCTGCCCTGCTGCTCAGCCACATCTTCTG GACTCATGGAGATCTGGTGAGCGGTCTGTACCACCAGATCCTGCTGTCCCTGCAGAAGGTTCTATCAGACCCTGTCAGACCTCTGTGCTCCCACTATGGGGCTGTGGTGGGTCTCCATGCTCTGGGATGGAAG gcTGTTGAGAGAGTGCTGTTCCCTCACCTCCCTGCATACTGGGCCAACCTGCAGGCTGTGCTGGATGATTACTCTGTTTCCAACGCTCAGGTCAAAGCAGATGGACACAAAGTGTATGGAGCCATCCTG GTGGCGGTGGAGCGCCTGCTGAAGATGAAGGCTCTGTCTCTGTCGCAGCAGGCAGAAGGGGGCTCCAGTGGTCCGCCCGGCTCTGTGGCGGGCGCTATGGGTTACAGGGTGAGCTCGCCAGGCCTCAGCCCTCCTCCAGAGCCTCTGTCAGAAGCCGCTCTGGGAATCGCCAGCCACCTTCAGGCGGGCGGGGCTGGCTGCCCGTGGGAGGAGTGGACCCCCGTTCCTCTCCCTGCCATGTACTGTGAGCTGTACTCTTTCTTTGGGGACAGTCTGGCTGTAAGGTTTAGTACAGGACCCGGTTTAGGCAGCTACCCTCCCTGCAGCCTGTCACAGCTCAGCGACGCCAGGAAGGAACCGGCCGGATCCGCCTCCAACCCCGACACCACCCGTAAGATGCCACAGCTGACTGCTAACCTCAACATCAGCCCGAGGCAGGATGGGAGTCCTCGTACTGACCCGCCTCCACCTAGTCTGGCAGCTACAGGATCAGGAAG GTCTCTGGctcgctcctcctcttcctccgtaCAGCGCTCCAGATCCTCCTCGTCTCGTTCAGGCCAGCGCTCCGCCGGTCTGTCCCGTGATGTTTTCCCCAAAGCTCGTTTCACCTCTCCTCAGACCGGTCCCACGCCGTTCACCTTCCTCATTGGCGGGAGGCAAATGGGCCGCCGCTGCCAAGGCCGCCGCCCCTTCCAGACCACTTTTGCCCCTACTCCACCTCTCCCTGCCATCCCACCACGCGCCTACGCCCACAAACTACCCGTCATCGGCAGAGTGGGCAAACCTGTACGCCGCTGGGCCTGCTCCCACTACTCCCTCCACCTGCCTCTATAG
- the cth1 gene encoding cysteine three histidine 1, which yields MFERGLHVSLFLFQTGSDDLFLPQYQDEELVDNLLSNEESDGGGLSLAKALLPLVESSPALVPCSTRYKTELCTTYSATGFCKYAERCQFAHGLHELHVPFRHPKYKTELCRSYHTTGYCYYGSRCLFVHNPTEQRPALRRRRNFPCRTFRSYGVCPFGNRCNFLHVEGGDAGSSEESADVEKTPPVPSAPLQPQTKEWKPRGALCRTFSAFGFCLYGTRCRFQHGLPSKIKTPDQNQGNHFFPHPGSSGLPSPTSPFSFTSPNSLSSSPPPSTSSSPPPISPLTALPAEPTAHNAFTFSSQHLSDLLLPLALHLQQLESSKAQEIWDNRVQ from the exons ATGTTTGAG AGGGGGCTTCATGTCTCCCTGTTTCTCTTCCAGACTGGAAGTGATGACTTGTTTCTGCCTCAGTACCAAGATGAGGAGCTGGTGGACAACCTGCTGTCCAATGAGGAGTCAGATGGAGGCGGCCTCTCCCTGGCCAAGGCTCTGCTCCCTCTCGTAGAGTCCTCTCCTGCCCTTGTCCCCTGCTCCACCCGCTACAAGACGGAGCTCTGCACCACCTACTCAGCCACCGGTTTCTGTAAGTATGCAGAGCGCTGTCAGTTCGCCCACGGCCTCCACGAGCTCCACGTTCCCTTCCGCCACCCCAAGTACAAGACGGAGCTGTGTCGTAGCTACCACACCACTGGCTACTGTTACTACGGCAGCCGCTGCCTGTTTGTACACAACCCCACCGAGCAGCGCCCCGCTCTGCGCCGCAGGAGGAACTTCCCGTGCCGAACCTTCCGCTCTTATGGAGTTTGTCCCTTCGGCAACCGCTGCAACTTCCTACACGTCGAGGGTGGAGATGCTGGCAGCAGTGAGGAGTCGGCTGATGTTGAGAAGACCCCACCTGTTCCCTCCGCTCCTCTGCAACCACAGACGAAGGAGTGGAAGCCACGTGGAGCTCTGTGTCGCACCTTCAGCGCGTTTGGTTTCTGCTTGTATGGCACGCGCTGTCGCTTCCAGCACGGCCTGCCCAGCAAGATCAAAACCCCAGACCAGAACCAAGGAAACCACTTCTTCCCTCACCCAGGTAGCTCAGGTCTACCATCCCCCACCTCACCATTCAGCTTCACCTCACCAAACTCCCTAAGCtcatcccctcctccctccacatCGTCTTCTCCTCCACCCATCTCCCCTCTCACGGCCCTGCCAGCGGAGCCCACCGCCCACAACGCCTTCACCTTCTCTAGCCAGCACCTGAGTGACCTGCTGCTGCCTCTGGCCCTccacctgcagcagctggagagcAGCAAGGCCCAGGAGATCTGGGACAACAGGGTGCAGTAA